Genomic window (Cuculus canorus isolate bCucCan1 chromosome 15, bCucCan1.pri, whole genome shotgun sequence):
TTTCCCAAGAAGGAGGGAATATAAAGGGAGGAATTTTGGGATTCCATGCACCTGAGGGGTCtaagctgcagcaggagctggggatgATCCTACACCCTCTCCCAAGGGGAGTTCCAGCCTCCTGCACCTCCCCGGTGTATGCAATGGGCTGGGACTGGACTGGCCCCTCCACCAACCCCCCAGCGGCACCGGCACGTGgggagggtcctggggggttccCTAGGGCAGCTCTGACCCCACGCTGATGGTCTCACCTCCCCTTTGTGCCCCACAGCAGGCATCACCCTCCTGCTcgccctggccctgctgctggtCACTGCCTCCCAGCCACCCGGGGGGGACAGCCTGAAGGAGCAGGGGGACACGGACCCCCCTCGCTGCCCCAGCCCTTGCGCCTGCAGCTTGGACGACTACAGCGAGGAGCTTAACGTCTTCTGCAGCGCCCGCAACCTGACACACCTGCCCGAGAACATCGCCTCCAACGCCAAAGCCCTTTGGCTGGACGGCAATAACTTCACCCTGCTGCCGGCTGCTGCCTTCAGGAATCTCTCAGCCCTGGACTTTCTGGacctgcagagcagccagctGGCCGCTGTGGAGCAGCACGCCTTCCACGGGCTGAGGAACCTCTATCACCTCCATCTTGAACGCAACCGCCTCAAACACTTGGCTCCCCACACCTTCCTGCACACCCAGAACCTCGTTTCCCTCAGCCTCAACAACAACTACTTCAGCAAGGTGGAGGAAGGGCTGTTTGCTGGGCTCTCCAACCTCTGGTATCTGAATCTGGGCTGGAACTCGCTTGTGGTCCTGCCCGACAAGGTCTTCCATGACTTGCCCAACTTGAGGGAGCTGATCCTGGCCGGGAACAAGCTCCCCTACCTGCAGCACCAGCTCTTCTGCAGCCTCACCGAGCTGAAGGAGCTGGACCTGAGCGGGAATGCACTCAAGGGCATCAAGATCAACATCTTTGTCAAGCTGCAGAAGCTACAGAAGCTGTACCTGAACCACAACCAGATCACTGCCATTGCGCCCCGCGCCTTCATAGGCATGAAGTCCCTCCGGTGGCTGGATCTATCCCATAACCGGCTTGCCTCACTATTTGAGGACACGTTTCTGGGCCTCCTGAGCCTGCATGTCCTACGCTTGTCCACCAACTCCATCAGTAGCCTGAGACCTAGGacttttaaagacctccagttcctggaggagctgcagttGGGGCACAACAGGATCCAGAGCCTGGCGGAAAGGACCTTTGATGGGCTGGGCCAGCTGGAGGTCCTCAGCCTCAACAACAACCAGCTACAAGATGTTAAGGTTGGGGCATTCCTGGGGCTGCACAACGTGGCAGTGATGCACTTGTCTGCAAACTGCATCAAGGTCCTCCCTGACTATGTCTTCAAGGGAGTCACCAAGCTGCACAGCCTCCACCTGGATCACAGCTGCCTCAGCAGGATCCGGGTAAAcaccttctccagcctctccagccTGCGGCGGCTCTTCTTGCAGCACAATGTCATCTCTGTCATCGAAGACCAGAGCTTCAGCGAACTGCACGAGCTCCTGGAGCTCGACCTGAAGCACAACAGGCTGAGCCACCTCTCACCCCATCTCTTTGTGGGTCTCAGAAACCTGGAAtacctcttcctctcctccaacCAGCTCCTGGAGATCTCCCAGGACACCTTCAGCCCGCTCCAGAGACTCTTCTGGCTTGACCTGTCTCACAACCAGCTGGAGACACTGGATAACACTGTCATCTCCCCCCTGGCCAACCTGCGGTACCTCAGCCTGAGGAACAACTCACTGGAGACCTTCTCAGTGGGATTCCTGTGTGCTTCCTTTtccctggagcagctgtggctgGGGGGCAACAACTGGCACTGCAACTGCTCCCTGAAGGGCTTGCGGGACTTCTCCTTGCAGCACCCCGTGGTGGTCCCGCGCTTTGTGCAGTCCGTGGCCGAGGGGGACGATGTCCATATCCCCGTCTACACCTACAACAACCTCACCTGCCTCCACCCCCCAGCTGTGGCAGGCCTGGACCTGCGTGACACCACTGAGGACAGCTTTGCTCACTGCTGAGGTGTGCTGGCCCTTCCCAGAGGACATGTTACTTCCCAGCTATGGATCCTTGCCTGGCCCCATCCCAggctccccagggcagcagcggGAGCTCCAGCTCCATGGCCACCCCGGGTTAGCTCAGCTTTGCCACGGCCTCCAGCTGCCACAGCAGGAAGAGCCATGCCTGGGTGATGAGCTCCTCAGGCTTCAAACTGCAATACTGCAGtcctttaatatttaaatagtcagcagagcatctccaggatggggctttgagcaacctgatccagtgggaggtggccctgccagtggcagagggtggaactggacgggctttgaggtcccttccaacccaaactattctatgtaAGCTGCACCCCTATCCCAGAGCCCTCCCCATGGCGAGGGACCAGGACTCATCACTGACACAAAGCAAATCATCTTCCCGCCATGGAGCAGCTAAGAAATCCCCAAAGCCCCCTGAGCTCCCCAGGAGGTTTAGGGAAGGGGCAGATGAGTTGCTTCAACCACTCCTTGCACCAGCAGGTGTAGGCAGGGTGCAAAAAGCCACACACACGTCACTTACCTGATAAATCGTAGCAGACAAATAAACCTTTGGAGCTATCGCAACCCATCTTGTAAGTATGTTTTTTCCGAAGCACGTGCTGCACCCAGGGTTTCTTATCGGAGCCCCTCGGAGCTTGCAGATGCAGAACGAAGAGTGTGGGCTCCCCACGGCGCTGGAGGAGTTTGCAAGCCCCGGGTGGGTGCCACGTGCCCAGGGAGGGAGCGAGAGGTGCCCAGCTGTCCCAGAGGAGCCAAGAGCCTGGGCAGACTCCAGCCCCGCTGCCCAACTCACCAAATCCCAGATAAGTGACCAAAGGTCAGATAAAACTTTCCAGCAAAGCTGCATGTGGGGAAACCTGGTCAGGTGTGAGTCCTGCAAGTCCTGCTCCCCTCCAAGCAGTGGCTGCAGGCTGTGACTCACTTTGGttggcagaaagcagagatttcCCCCTGCCTCCCCATAACAGCACCACGAGGGTGAGTGTGGAGAGTGGAAAGGGCACCCAGGCAGGAGGGGCCCAGAATCTCCCTCCAGGAGATAAGATGATGATAAGAAGATGAGATAAGATAATACCACCAGCTTAACTCCAGCCTGCAAGAAGACGGCAGGTCCcgccagagcagcagctctggggcaTGGAAGGAGGTGCAAGGGAACAGGACACTCAGAAATAAGGATATGGAGGAGCTCTGTGTGTGGCCAGGGTGTGGGGAGCACACTGGATCCTGAAACTGgtgtggaagaaggaaagatttaGCTGAATGCAGCTGAAATTTCCAGCAAGGAACAACATGGAAGAACATAAGCCACACACTtggattttaagaaaagaatttacTGTCTGGAACTTTTAGAAACATTCCTGAGTCATGAAACCCTTCAGCAGACCAAAAAGGCCTTGTTTGCAGCCCAGTGGGGTGCAGACCTCACACAAGTGGTAGCTCTCCTAAAGACATTTTCTCACCCGATGATCATTCCATGCGCTCATCACCCCATCAGGAACCAGCGATTTGAGATGTCAGAACAGGGCAGCTTTGCTCGGGTCCACATCAAAGCATCCAGCATGAACTTCCCAGCCACTGAGCCAAGCACCGTACAATTTGTCACAGAAGGAAAGGGgtgggagaaggcagcagcacccGGAGCCACGATTCAGATGATCAGTTTGGGTTCAGCGAGGCGAGAACAGTCGATGGCGTTTGCCACTGCAGGTGTATCAGGTGATGGCCAGAAGCACAGCAGAGTACGAGAGGCCGTGGGCACAAGACAGAGCTCTTCAGGAACCCGCTGTGGAGGAAGACGTGTGCACGGGGCTAGGAATGACTGTACCATCTGGGCAGAGCACCACCACGTTGAGAAGGCAAGGAATAGGCTGGGTCTCTTGGGATCCAGGGGGATGGAGCAGCGCTTCCCTTTTTGAATTGCCTTGAGTGGCACCAATGCTGGGCCCCCCACTCCGTGTCATCCCTACAGTGAGACAGTTTTATAACATAACAGCTTCCCCCTTCGCCGCCAGCACAGGCGGCTGGTGGGGCTGCCAGGCCAGGGGCTCAACCAGCAAGAGTCCAGCTCCGTAACCTCCTCAGGAGCTCCGCTGTGAGGTACTATCCAAGATCTGCTGGGTGATGTGAGCCAaggcagggaaggcagagctCTTGGGAAACTCTTGGATGAAGTCTCTGCCTTCCTCCAAGCTCTGGCTGAGTTGAGGGTCCAGGGGAACACAGCCTGTGGGACAGGAGGAACAGGGAAAGAGACTGCTTGCTTACTGTAAAgcaaaagattaaagaaatacCCCACCAGAGTCCTCTCCAGGAGAAGTAGTAGGAAAAAGAGCAACCACTACCTTCACTGAGCTCTCCAGGAGCTACTTCTCACAACCGCTCCGTTAGTCCATGGCCCCCATCCCAGAGCTTCATATGAAAGACACTCCCACCATGCTCCTACCAGGGTCTGGAGGGCAGGGTTGAGCCCTCGGCCTCAAGGAGCCTCCAGGGCACTTTGGGATGGCTCTATGGAGCTTCAGTCTTTCTTGCTCTGTCACCACAATGTCACCACCCAGAGCAGGCTGCTGAGCATCCCCATCTCTGCCCTAGCAGTGACAGAAGGCCACTGTGAGCAGTTCGGatggcagaaaaacaaagcaagaaccACACCTCGCCTCTGAGCGGGCAAGggcccatagggaccccaaaccttcctcctctgctcaAACTCTCCCACAGAGATATCACTTCTGACCACAGAAAGCTCTGCTTGAGAGGCTGCTCACCTAGGAAGGGGACCCCAGCGTGCTTGGCCAGTTCCTCACCTCCTCCTTTGGAAAAGATGTTTGTGCAttcctggaggaggaagagcaaaagcagTGAGTCACAAATACCAGAGCCCTGTGTGACAGGGCAGGCGCTGCCTGCACGTGAGTAGAGCCactccccaccacctcccagccTCAGGGCGCTGCCTTCACGCCTGCCCTGCCCCTTGTCTTCTTAGGGAAGCAGAGCCAGTGGCTTCTTCCAAAGCTGACACACAGCAGCTTCTGGGTCTTCCCCGCTCACAGCATCACTCCTGTGGCATTTGCTGATTTTCCACCCAAGACACTGCATCCTTGTAAGTCTTATCAGGAATGGCTGAGGGCCCTGgaactgtttagcctggaggaggctgaggggagacctcatcgctgtctgcagctcctggaaaggaggttgtggtgaggtggctgctgggctcttctcccaaggaacaaacagtgggacaagaggaaagggcctcaagtcacatcaggggaggtttagattggatattaggaaatattccttcaccAAGAGAGTTCTCCGGCACTGatagaggctgcccaggacagtggtggagtcatcattcctggaggggtttaaaatcCGCATGGCCATGGCacttgggacatggtttattaggCACaggctgatgattggactggagGAGCTTAGAGGCCTTTTCTAGCCTTAACAATTCTGTGATCCTATCACACTCCATGATGAACAAGACCCCGCAACAGCCCAGTTGTCCCAAACTCACCGAGCAGTGCGGGCAGACAAAGCCACTCATGTTCTCCACTATGCCAAGAACTTGTAAGCCCGTCTTCTTACAGAATGTCAGCTCTCGCCTCACGTCTCCCACAGACACCGCCTATTGGAGAAAGCGGCGGGATCAGGGGTGTCCATCTGGATCACGGGTCTGGAGCAAACATGCATTTTAAGAACAGGCAGCAATGGAGAAGCCTGTGCAAATGCCCACCTGGGGTGCAGATTCCCACCCAAGCCATGCCCTGAGGGAAAGCCTATCTGGGAACTCCAGTTCAGCTGCCCTACCTGAGGCGTTGTGACCAGGATGGCTCCAAGAGGCTTGTAGGGCCGCAAGGCCTCCACGGTGGAGATGTGCTCGTCTGATGTGCCTGGTGGTGTGTCCACGATGAGGAAGTCCAGATCGCCCCAGGCCACGTCACCAACAAATTGTTTGATCAAagctacaaaaacaaaaggagtAGAAAAAGCCCTGCCAGGTTTCAGCAGGTGCCCTGGGAGCCATGGGCCTggtggggcagggctggggacccTGGGGACATGGCAGGGCTCTCTATCAGCACAACACTGCTGCACTTTGCCCAGCTGAGTGATCTGAACCCACTCCTGCACCCAGAATCCTTGTCCTAATCCAAGGAAGGACCTGCCCAGAAAAGCCTATCCCCAGCAGGaaacctgctgctgcacccacGAGCCTTCTCCTGTTCCAAGGAACAACCTGCCCAGAAATGTTTACTCCCAGTAGGAGCAACCACCACCTCCAGGAAGCTTCACAGAAGGTACTTCACCCAGGAAGGTAGCTACCAACAGCCAAACCCAACCATACCATTCTTCTTGGGTCCTCTCCATACTACAGCATCATCTGGCTTCTCCAGCAGAAAGCCGATGGACATGAGGGAGATGCTCTTGTCTTGGTCCACAAACACGGGGACCCAGCCGCTGTCGCACTGGTGCACGTCACTGTTCTGCACCCTGAACATGCGAGGAATGCTGGGGCCACACAGGTCCACGTCCAGGATCCCCACCTGCAAGCAAGCACGCAGAGCCCTTCAGACAGGGCTGAGCCCACAGCAGCCCCCCAAGAGCGCTCCTGCCCTCGGTGGGGGAGGCAGCACCCAAACTGTGGCTGTTTCCACAGAGTTTCCAAGAACTGCCTTAAAGTCTGGCTGCCCGCACAGCCTCTTTCCCTGCAGAGAGAACCTCCTGGGTATTTCCAGGCTTTGGATCAGGGAGTATGGGAATAGGACAAGTGGGAacagttttaggctgaaagaggggagatcagATCTTAGAGAGGAATGatttcctatgagggtggggaggccctggaccaggttgcccagagaagtggtggctgccccatccctggaggtgttcagccccaggttggatgggatttggagcccctgatccagtgggaagtgtctctgcccacggtagggggtgggactggatgggtttgaggtcccttccaacccaaaccatttctaTGATCtttggtgagaccgcacctcgaatactgtgttcagttctggaccccttaccaaaagaaagatgttgaggctctggagtgtgtccagagaagagcaacaaagctggtgagggggctggagaacaagtcttacgaggagcagctgagagagctggggttgtttagcttggagaggaggaggctgaggggagaccttattactctctacaactacctgaaaggaggttgtggagaggagggagctggcctcttctcccaagtgacaggggacaggacaagagggaatggccagaagctccgtcaggggaggttcaggttggatatcagaaaaaaattcttcacagaaagagtcattgggcactggaacagctgcccagggagggggtcgagtcgccttccctggaggtgtttaaggaacgggtggatgaagtgctgagggacatggtttagggagtgttaggaatggttggactcgatgatccagtgggtcctttccaacctggtgattctgtgattctgcaatCGTTATGCCAGATCAAAGGGGCATTGGCTCCACAGAGAGCAAATTCCTCAGAGAATTCAGCCTTTAAAAAATTCTTGGGGGATCCAGACCATTTTCCTTTGTCCCCATCATAACGCTGTCCTTCAGCTCACTCCCTTTACTCCACAAAGGGAGCCTGTGGTAGCCCACAAACTAAAGCCCTTACTCAGTTCCTTGGTTTCAAATCCAACAGACAATGTCAGATGCCTTCTCTTGGATGACGGGGAAGTGAACAGCAATTACAGCTGAGTCAGGCAAGCTCAGAAAAGAGTAACACTCCAGCCGCAACCTCAAGCAGCACTTTTGCACAGGAGATGTCCATGTAATGGGATGAACAAAACCCAGCCcagctgggaaaggaaataCTAGAGCTCAGCACGCCCAGATCCTCACTCACCTTCTTCCCAGACTGCCGCAGTGACAGAGCCAGCTCTGTGGAGATGGTGCTCTTCCCCACGCCACCCTTCCCGGAGAGCACCAGTAGAATGTGCTGCACTCCAGCCAGGTTGCTTCTCTCTGGTGGGAACAACAATGAGGGCTCAAAGTCTCTCACAATAACAGGAATGAGGCCTCAGAGTCTCTCTTGATGCAAGCTGGCAGTGCCTGACCTGTCAGCACAGAGACAGGGGCGCTGTGCGGGTGAAGATGGTCACTGCCTCTCCAACGTCTGGTTCCAGTGTGAGTGGGACAGAAAGGAGAGGTCAGTGTGGAAACAAGGGGTTTTCTGAGGGTGAAGGCAGCTGCCATCACTCCAACACATCTGGTTGCAGTgtgaaagggagggaaaggagaggtcaGCACAGACACAAGGTCTCTACTGAGGGTGACGGTGGCTGCCACCACTCCAAGACTGGTTCTAgtgtgaggaggagggaaaggaaaggatagCACAGAGACAAGGTCTCTGCTGAGGGTAAGAGCGGCTGCCACAGCTCCAAGGCATCTGGTTCCAGCGTGAGGggcaggagaaaagaggggtGGATGTGCCAGAGCCCTTTGCCATCAGGAAAGGGACAACAGGAGCAGTAGCAGTGAATACTCTGTGGGGAGTAAATTATGTCCTTTGTCCTGATGACCTAAGTGGCAATTGGGCAAAGCAATAAACACCAGCAGGGCTTCCTCACGCTGTGCCTGCGCCAGCCTGAGCTCTCTCCAGTGAGGTCAGCCCCTCGGCGTTTCCGTCCTTCGTGCCACGCCAGCCACCTCCCAGCCATCCCACGCCTCACTCCAGTGTTGTCAGTGCCACTCAGGCCTCTACTTCGGGCCCGGAGCTGAAGGTGAGAACACGGGGCCGGTTCCCCGGGCAGGGCCCCACCAGCTACTGACAGACGACACCAGGCCCAGACAGGATCTGCACCGCTCCAGGGCTGGCACCGGCGGGATGGAGGCCGCGTGCACCATGGCAGAGCTCATCCGCACTTCCACGGACGGTAACAGCGCTTGGCCCCGGTAACgggcggggggagggagggagaagagaaacgGAGAAGAAAAAGcgggggaaggagaggtgggGGAAGATAAGCAGGGGACGGAGATGGAGGGGACCAAGGGCCCGCAGCGAGGCGCTCCCGGGACGGGGCCCAGCCGCTgtccccagcagccctgcaccAGGCCTCGGTGCTAGTCGCAGCGGGAGCCAGGCCCAGGAGGGCCCAAGCACCGGTCCCGGTAGCCGGGCTCCACGGAGCGCCCCCCTCCCCGGAAGCCCTGGCCAATCCCCTCCAGGGACCTCCCGATAGCAGAGGAGGACGGTCCCGGCCCCAGTGCCGGTCCCACGCTCACCGCCCGCCGTCTCCTCCATGCCTCCCAGCATACCCCACTTCCGCCTTCCGGCGCGCTGAAACCCCGCCCCCCGGACTGGCCGGCTCCGTCTCCTCCAATGACAAGGCGCCTCCTCAGAGGATGTCCCGCCCCCTCAGTCCTCGTAGCCAATCACAACTCTCCAGCTTCCTTCCGCCAGCCAATGAGCTCGATGCTTTCCCTCTCCGCCCCGCCCAATGTCTCGGCTCCACAATGATTGACGCGCTGTTCAGCCAACGGTGATTGGTCCTGCGCAGTCCCCGCCCTCTTGGCCATGAGTGACGGGGCTTTTAGCTAGTGGCGAGGCGCGCGGCCAGGATGCAGCCAATGAGAGCCGGGGGGGTGGTGCCGACGGGGATTGTTTATGTCCCGGGAGGGGAAAGTGGGTCAGAGCAcggcggcggggctgggggtAGGTGGAACGGGGATGGGCGGGCTTGGGGACCCGAGGCGTGAGGGCCTGGGGACTTAGACCTGGACTAGGAGGGAACTTTGACCTGGGGCTTAGACCAGGACCCGGGCCTGGGCTGTGAGGCCCGGGCAGCGACCCGGCCAGCTGGAGGGCCGAGGCTTGGGGACCGGGGCCTGGTGGCTCAGGCGTGTGCTGGGGCCTGAGGTTTGGGGGATCTGTGGGGTCGAGGGGGCTAAGGTCTGGTCAGGGACCTAGAGGAGCCGAGGACTGGGGGCTCAGAGGCCCGGGGAACTTGATGGTCCAGGCCTGTACTGGGAGCCGAGGCCCGGTCAAAGACCTGGAGGGGCCAAGGactggggagctggagggacTGAGGCCCAGGGAGGCAGGACCTGGGAGCTGAGGCCTGGGCTGAGACTCGAGGCCGAGAGATTGGGGGGCCTGAGGCTTGGGGGACCTGAAGGGGCCAAGGCCAGGGGACCGAGTCCTGGTGGCTCAGGCCTCTACTGGGAGCTGAGGCTTGGGGTTCTGGGGAGGCTAAAGGCTCTAAGGCCTGGTCAGGAACCCGGAGGGGCCAAGGACTGGGGACCCAGAGAGACCGAGGCTTGGGGAGTTGGGATCCGAGGGCTGAGCTGGGATTTGAGGCGTGGGGATTAGGGGTTCTGAGGTCCAGGAGGAGCCAAGGCCAGGGAAGCAGGCCTTGGTGGTGCAGGACTGCACTGGGAACTGAGGCCTGGGGACCTAGGGGGCCCAAAACCTGAAGGGTCTGATGCGTGAGGACCTGGGACTGGTAACTGAGGCATGGGGACCAGGTGTCCAAGACCAAGTCTGGGATCTGGGGCCCGGAACCCGGAGGGGCTGAGGCTTAGGGGCTGGGGGTCAGGACCCAGGTGCAGCCGTGCCTGGCCTGCTCTGGTCATGCTTCAGCTGCTGTGCGTGCCTGCCTGTCAGCGGGACCATCTGCCTCTGAGACCAGGCCAGGGGCCACTGGCCCCCCTTCTCCCCACGGTCTGTGCTGCTAGGTGCCTGGAGGAGCGATGTCCCAGTGACAGGGAGCCCTGTGGCCTCTCCCTGGGCTGCCCTTGGTGTCACATCTGGGCTAAAGCATCTGGGCCCCAGGTGGCAGCCGCTGTGCCACTGTGTGGGCACTCCCAACTGGAGAAGGGGGCTCCAGAGTGAATTTAGGGGCCTTTCTGGTGTGGTACAGGTGAGGGTGCGGTGCCCAGGGTTCCTCATAGCACCCTTAGGAACCTGCACAGCCAGTTGCGGCTTGGCCTTGTTTGACTTCTCCAGGAGGTGTTAGGCGCTTagggacaggagaggggaaggagtaCAGAGCTGATCCCACACATTTGCAGGATTCGCATGCGCTCCAGGGAGCAGCTGTGGATGCGCAGAACGGCAGCTGCAGTGGGGGGGTGGCTGGAGAGGCTGAGCAGAGGGAGCGGGTTCAAGGAACAGACCAGAGATTACAGCCCTGCAGACGTCACCTCACAGGGAGTTGTTTTCTGCAAAGATAAAATTCAGGGGGAATGAGATTGGACTTCAAGGTTCTCTCATCACATCCAGTGCAAAGCGCCGATGTGGTGGCTGAGAGCTGTCAGGTTGGACGCAGGGCTGTCTATCTCTAAATGACATCCCTCCTTGAGCTGGGACATGGGTAGCTTCACTGCTGCCTGTTGCCCTTGAGGCAGGTTGGGACAGGTCCATGAAAAGGCCGGTTTCCCTTCAGCGAGCAAGAAAGGGGTCTCTCCCCAAACTCTGAGCAAAGTCTTCTCTCAGTGGCAGCTGCTCAGAGGTGAACAAACTGCTTGCCCTGCAGGCAGAGCTCGGCCACCAGAAGGTGAGCAGGTGTCAGGAAGGCCGTGCCTCTGTGGCTGATGGTCCTGATGCTCCCCAGGCCAGCAGATGCAGGATCCGTGCACTGTGGAGGGGGCTGTGAAGTCTTGGGAGTGTTTTCAGGGCCAGTTTAGCACCTGTGCTTGGGGAGAAGGTGACCTGACGTGGGGAAAGAGGTTGAAGTTTGCAGCAATGCAAGAAGAATTTGTTTTGCCTCAATTTATCCATGGATGGTGCCTGTGCTGATGTGTTCTTGGGGGTTCTGTGGTGGCTCGAGGGAGGGCAGATCCCAGTGAGTGGTGGCTGGAGGCGGGACACAATGGCTGTGTGTAACCTCCTCTCTGTTGCCCCCACAGCTTACCTCTCTCAGAACAGCATGGCGCGACGTACACGGAGCAGCAGGGCCTGGCATTTTGTCTTGAGTGGGGTGCAGCGTGAGACGGAGAGCCGGGCGGTCACCTTGGCCACTGGCCTGCGCGGCTGGGGCTACGACTCCGATGGGCAGGTAAGGCTGGCACTCGGGTGGCTGCAAAGTGACACAAGGGAAAACTTTCCTCTCCCCTGACAGCGAGCGCTTACTTGAGGTCTGTGTAACCGAGCAGGCAGAACTGGCCAAAATCGGAAAAGACTTGATAAAATATAGAGAATCTCCTCCAAGCTCCAACATGGATCTTCCTGAGATGGGGAAGGCCAAGCTGCCCATCGTCTGCTCCCAGTTCTGCACCACAGCTCTGTCATTAGCTCAGCCAGGGGCCTGATTGATGTGAAGCTAATTGCTTCGCACATTGTATAACAAGTACATACAATATTTTGTAAGTATTCTTCTTTAAGTAGTGATTTGAAGACGAGTTTGCACTGGATCAGTTCTCCAGTCTGGCTCGCTGTGTGGCTGTGCTGACTTTGTCTTTGTGCACCTGGTCGGTAGTAATGGAGGGCATGGGACTATTTTGATCCGGGAAGTTACAGGCTCAGGTATCTTCAGAACAAAATTCTATCGTGTTTCCCGTTTTGTAACTGCACGTCACATCTGAACCTGGCATGGGCCTGCAGGTGTGCTGGGAGATGGGAACACAGCAGTCAGTAGAAGGGTGCAAGGAGGGATGTAGATTCACCTTTGccatccttcttccttttccttggcTCTTGACTATGTGAGTTCAGCTCCCTGTGCAGTGGTGGGCACACAAGGAACTGCTCCTTATGAGGGGTGcagggactctttatcagggagtgcagggataggatgagggggaagggttttcagctggaagaggggagattgttttgctgtgagggtggggaggccctggcccagattgcccagagcagtggtggctgccccatccctggaggtgttcagggccaggttggatggggctttggacagcctgatccagtgggaggtgtccctgcccatggcggggggtgggactggatggcctttaaggtcccttccaatccaaaccattctgtgattctatgctcCTAGAGCTTCAGAGTTTGGCTAAAGCCTCATGAGGCCACTGGCAGAGCATGGTGTCCAAACCCAGGCACTGGGCTTCTGGAAAATGAGCCATTTTTCTGCACTCAGAGGAGCATTATGTTTCTGCAGTAACGGGAAAGGCTATAGTCGGTGGCAAGAGACTGTTAGGCAACTCCGAGCCTCCCGTAACACAGGGAGTGA
Coding sequences:
- the IGFALS gene encoding insulin-like growth factor-binding protein complex acid labile subunit; this encodes MSAGKAGITLLLALALLLVTASQPPGGDSLKEQGDTDPPRCPSPCACSLDDYSEELNVFCSARNLTHLPENIASNAKALWLDGNNFTLLPAAAFRNLSALDFLDLQSSQLAAVEQHAFHGLRNLYHLHLERNRLKHLAPHTFLHTQNLVSLSLNNNYFSKVEEGLFAGLSNLWYLNLGWNSLVVLPDKVFHDLPNLRELILAGNKLPYLQHQLFCSLTELKELDLSGNALKGIKINIFVKLQKLQKLYLNHNQITAIAPRAFIGMKSLRWLDLSHNRLASLFEDTFLGLLSLHVLRLSTNSISSLRPRTFKDLQFLEELQLGHNRIQSLAERTFDGLGQLEVLSLNNNQLQDVKVGAFLGLHNVAVMHLSANCIKVLPDYVFKGVTKLHSLHLDHSCLSRIRVNTFSSLSSLRRLFLQHNVISVIEDQSFSELHELLELDLKHNRLSHLSPHLFVGLRNLEYLFLSSNQLLEISQDTFSPLQRLFWLDLSHNQLETLDNTVISPLANLRYLSLRNNSLETFSVGFLCASFSLEQLWLGGNNWHCNCSLKGLRDFSLQHPVVVPRFVQSVAEGDDVHIPVYTYNNLTCLHPPAVAGLDLRDTTEDSFAHC
- the NUBP2 gene encoding cytosolic Fe-S cluster assembly factor NUBP2 isoform X2, with amino-acid sequence MLGGMEETAGERSNLAGVQHILLVLSGKGGVGKSTISTELALSLRQSGKKVGILDVDLCGPSIPRMFRVQNSDVHQCDSGWVPVFVDQDKSISLMSIGFLLEKPDDAVVWRGPKKNALIKQFVGDVAWGDLDFLIVDTPPGTSDEHISTVEALRPYKPLGAILVTTPQAVSVGDVRRELTFCKKTGLQVLGIVENMSGFVCPHCSECTNIFSKGGGEELAKHAGVPFLGCVPLDPQLSQSLEEGRDFIQEFPKSSAFPALAHITQQILDSTSQRSS
- the NUBP2 gene encoding cytosolic Fe-S cluster assembly factor NUBP2 isoform X1, translated to MAAAFTLRKPLVSTLTSPFCPTHTGTRRWRGSDHLHPHSAPVSVLTERSNLAGVQHILLVLSGKGGVGKSTISTELALSLRQSGKKVGILDVDLCGPSIPRMFRVQNSDVHQCDSGWVPVFVDQDKSISLMSIGFLLEKPDDAVVWRGPKKNALIKQFVGDVAWGDLDFLIVDTPPGTSDEHISTVEALRPYKPLGAILVTTPQAVSVGDVRRELTFCKKTGLQVLGIVENMSGFVCPHCSECTNIFSKGGGEELAKHAGVPFLGCVPLDPQLSQSLEEGRDFIQEFPKSSAFPALAHITQQILDSTSQRSS